One bacterium BMS3Abin08 DNA window includes the following coding sequences:
- a CDS encoding blue-light-activated protein, producing MNSISVRIIIPVIIITLLIGLGLYFFVLRSVSEFTDKQIKEGFSYMALDIYRICDESLNELLQSGMAADVKINGKVNEKVKRIKKGLTIGMIEDYMRQNDLKGFIMEGDKGVFSTGGFPPEFPELIDKTVKENTVSTMWYEGKKYYVYHMPFPPWKWHVVLIKEAVEYAALINKMKFAYGATAFILLLSTILIIYFLHRAIKMPIDRIITPLKKGEKPAYKGISEFEYLSDNIRQTMESLRGETKMLNNIYHIAASKRGEEFLDEVVITIARMFGLNSLIARVDPDGETANVITMYLDGELKRGMKVSLKGTPCENVVNKKHMAIIEKDVYKHFPSSDFLKSVKADSYIGFAIFGRKGNAIGILNAFGRHRIFTESDMKVFQTIGQMVATELEVLDEERSREEMWEQLLQAQKMEAVGRLAGGVAHDFNNILSAITGYAELAMRKMEKDDPLRRNIEIIHKSANRAATLTQQLLAFSRKQIIKPEVLNLNTLINDMMKMLKRLIGEDIKIEILQGGGLWNIKADRGQIEQVLMNLAINAMDAMPKGGTLTIETENVVLGKGYAEGHLSVTPGEYVRLVVSDTGQGMTDDVQRRIFEPFFTTKEGAKGTGLGLATVYGVIKQHGGNIYVYSEPGKGTTFKIYFPRVKEAEKEFERVEIQVLPRGTETILLVEDEKEVRELAAIVLSELGYTVLEAEDAEDALKMVQMYHGRIHLLLTDVVMPGMSGSALAKEITECCPEIKILYMSGYTEDAIVKHGVLKNEINYLQKPFTTYEFAQAVRRVLDSYEK from the coding sequence ATGAACAGCATTTCAGTAAGGATTATCATTCCTGTGATCATTATAACTCTCCTGATAGGACTTGGACTCTATTTCTTTGTCCTGAGGTCGGTGTCTGAGTTTACGGATAAACAGATAAAAGAGGGTTTTTCATATATGGCGCTTGATATATACCGTATCTGCGATGAAAGCCTGAATGAACTTTTACAGAGTGGTATGGCGGCAGATGTGAAGATTAACGGGAAGGTTAATGAAAAGGTTAAAAGGATAAAGAAGGGTTTAACCATCGGCATGATAGAAGACTATATGAGGCAGAACGATCTCAAGGGCTTTATAATGGAGGGTGATAAAGGTGTGTTTTCAACAGGTGGTTTTCCCCCGGAATTTCCAGAGTTGATCGATAAAACTGTCAAGGAGAACACGGTTTCAACCATGTGGTACGAGGGGAAGAAGTATTATGTGTATCATATGCCTTTCCCCCCGTGGAAATGGCATGTAGTATTGATAAAGGAAGCAGTGGAGTACGCAGCTTTGATAAATAAGATGAAGTTTGCATATGGTGCAACTGCATTTATTCTCCTGTTAAGCACGATCCTGATTATTTATTTCCTGCACAGGGCTATCAAGATGCCCATTGACAGGATAATAACCCCCTTGAAGAAGGGGGAGAAGCCTGCGTATAAGGGTATCTCCGAGTTTGAGTACCTGAGTGATAACATCAGGCAGACAATGGAGTCCCTGCGGGGTGAGACAAAGATGCTCAATAACATATATCACATCGCTGCATCGAAGCGGGGTGAGGAGTTTCTTGATGAGGTGGTAATCACGATTGCAAGGATGTTCGGTCTGAACTCCCTTATTGCAAGGGTTGATCCGGATGGGGAGACTGCAAACGTTATAACGATGTACCTCGATGGTGAATTAAAGAGGGGGATGAAAGTTTCTTTAAAAGGCACTCCATGTGAGAATGTCGTAAATAAAAAACATATGGCTATTATTGAAAAGGATGTATATAAGCACTTTCCCTCTTCAGATTTCCTTAAGAGTGTAAAGGCGGATTCGTATATCGGTTTTGCCATATTCGGCAGAAAGGGCAACGCAATCGGAATCTTGAATGCATTTGGAAGACACCGGATATTCACAGAGTCGGACATGAAGGTCTTCCAGACCATTGGGCAGATGGTTGCAACAGAGCTTGAGGTACTCGATGAGGAAAGAAGCCGTGAGGAAATGTGGGAGCAACTGCTCCAGGCACAGAAGATGGAAGCGGTCGGAAGGCTTGCCGGTGGTGTTGCTCACGATTTTAATAATATCCTGAGTGCCATTACCGGTTATGCCGAACTTGCTATGAGGAAGATGGAAAAGGATGATCCTTTGAGAAGAAATATCGAGATTATCCATAAATCAGCCAACAGGGCGGCAACCCTTACCCAGCAACTGCTTGCCTTCAGCCGCAAGCAGATAATTAAACCAGAGGTACTGAACCTCAACACATTGATTAACGATATGATGAAGATGCTCAAGCGGCTTATAGGAGAGGACATCAAGATAGAGATATTACAGGGCGGGGGTTTATGGAATATCAAGGCAGACCGCGGTCAGATCGAGCAGGTGCTCATGAACCTTGCTATAAATGCCATGGATGCCATGCCAAAGGGTGGAACCCTTACAATAGAGACTGAAAATGTAGTTCTCGGCAAGGGTTATGCCGAGGGGCATCTTTCCGTAACCCCGGGTGAGTATGTGAGGCTTGTGGTCTCTGATACGGGCCAGGGCATGACCGATGATGTGCAGAGGCGTATCTTTGAACCCTTCTTTACCACAAAAGAAGGCGCGAAGGGTACAGGGCTGGGACTTGCAACAGTATACGGGGTAATCAAGCAACACGGGGGCAATATCTATGTCTACAGCGAACCCGGCAAGGGGACGACCTTCAAAATATACTTCCCGCGGGTTAAAGAAGCTGAAAAAGAATTCGAGAGGGTGGAAATACAAGTCCTGCCAAGAGGGACTGAAACCATACTGCTGGTTGAGGATGAAAAAGAGGTAAGAGAGCTTGCCGCTATTGTCCTTTCCGAACTCGGTTATACAGTGCTTGAGGCGGAAGATGCTGAGGATGCACTGAAAATGGTGCAGATGTATCATGGAAGGATACATCTGCTCTTAACGGATGTGGTTATGCCGGGGATGAGCGGGAGTGCGCTTGCTAAAGAGATAACGGAGTGCTGCCCTGAAATCAAGATACTTTATATGTCGGGATACACTGAAGACGCCATAGTGAAGCACGGCGTTTTGAAGAATGAGATAAATTACCTCCAGAAGCCATTCACTACATATGAGTTTGCACAGGCAGTACGAAGGGTCCTGGACAGCTATGAAAAATAA